In one Lolium rigidum isolate FL_2022 chromosome 3, APGP_CSIRO_Lrig_0.1, whole genome shotgun sequence genomic region, the following are encoded:
- the LOC124694447 gene encoding expansin-A31-like has translation MSDWLPGTATFYGGSDGSGTMGGACGYGDLYSQGYGTATAALSTALFNDGASCGQCYLIICDQGKSNMCRPGKAITVSATNFCPPNWALPSDDGGWCNPPRAHFDMAQPAWLNIGIYEAGIIPIVYQQVKCWRDGGVRFTITGSNYFEVVLVTNMAGSGSIKSISVKGTNTGWMQMSRNWGAIWQGMSSLEKQAISFGVTSTGGQYILFQDVIPAGWQYGQTFSSWRQFDY, from the exons ATGTCGGACTGGCTCCCTGGCACCGCCACGTTTTATGGCGGCAGCGACGGGTCCGGCACCATGGGCGGCGCGTGCGGGTACGGGGACCTGTACAGCCAGGGGTACGGGACGGCCACCGCGGCGCTGAGCACGGCGCTGTTCAACGACGGCGCGTCGTGCGGGCAATGCTACCTCATTATCTGCGACCAGGGCAAGTCCAACATGTGCAGGCCCGGCAAGGCCATCACCGTGTCCGCCACCAACTTCTGCCCGCCCAACTGGGCTCTCCCCAGCGACGACGGCGGGTGGTGCAACCCTCCCCGCGCCCACTTCGACATGGCCCAGCCCGCCTGGCTCAACATCGGCATCTACGAGGCCGGCATCATCCCCATCGTCTACCAGCA GGTGAAGTGCTGGAGGGACGGTGGGGTTCGGTTCACCATCACCGGCTCCAACTACTTCGAGGTGGTGCTGGTGACCAACATGGCCGGGAGCGGGTCGATCAAGAGCATTTCCGTGAAGGGGACCAACACGGGGTGGATGCAGATGTCCAGAAACTGGGGCGCCATCTGGCAGGGTATGTCGAGCTTGGAAAAGCAGGCGATCTCCTTCGGCGTCACCTCCACCGGCGGGCAGTACATCCTCTTCCAGGACGTCATCCCGGCCGGCTGGCAGTACGGCCAGACCTTCTCCTCCTGGCGGCAGTTCGACTACTAA